GGATAATTGTTCGCTGAGTTGTAAAAGAAATGGTcttctgttattttttttgtttatatgtGGATTATTTTGTGAATATATAATAAATGCCGCGAATGCTGCTATATCTAggatattgaaaaaaaatgcaagagGCCATCTTTTAGTCTTTCTCTTTGTAGTATATTCGTTCAGATTTTTATCCAAATTGTCCACCCCTCCTTTGTACTTATTATAGTCATATATcattgttggtttttgttttgggccTTGAACTTCTTTATCATAGTGTATTGTGGACAAAAGTACAACACACCTATTTTTTTTGGGAATATATGAGCACATTGTAACGTTTTCGCTAAATCCAAATAATGTTGATTCAACTTCTCTGCCATATGGGTTAGAAAAGCTAGCTGGAATAAAAGTACGTTTTTTGTTTACTGTACCCAATAAAGCTAATTTATAATCTAACATCAATGAAATTGCCAAATTAAAACTAGTAAAAAAATTGTCACAAATAACGCTACGGCCACTACCTCGAAACATATTACATAACTGTTTCACAACACGTTCCCCTTGATTATGTTCTCGCTGACCAGATGGACCCAAGCCCGTATAAATTTCTCCATTGAGAGGAAAAGACGAAATGGCATCGCACACCCACCACACTTTAATTCCGTATTTGGCAGGCTTGGACGGCATATATTGGGTAAACCCAGTACCACCGCGATAGGGAAATAGCTGTTCGTCTACTGTAACATTAGATCCTGCGACATAACTGGCTTGGAGGTTTTTAATaagcattttgaaaatattcgaTATTGCCGCAGATTTATCGCTTTTCTTACGTTCAGCGCGCGTTATCCCATTATCAAAACGAATGAAGCGACTTATTTCTTTAAAACGGTTAAGACTCATTGCTGCTCTGAAAAGAGGATGAGAGGTAGTTTTCCACATATCATCTGGACACACATTATTGGAATGAGTAACTCCAGCCAGTAATAAAATTCCTAAATATGCATCAAATTCAGCTGCACTAATCGGTTTCATTGCCCGAACTGTTGTTGATGGGTTTTGGGAATTCATTTGCTCAACATATTGCCTGTATTTCCTGTTTGACTCTCTAACAATTATATCGCAAATTTCAGGAGAAATTAAAAGTTTGAAAGTGTGTAAAATACTCAGACCATGAGTTTTACGTGTTGGACCTGAAGATGGAGACCGAAGAATGTTGTGTGCTAAAGTTTTTCTATGTATTGATGGTTCACTTGACCAAATAGTGTGATCTTTTGCAATGTATCCATTTGTGGCTTCTTGATATTCACTGTTCATCTCAAAATCATTTTCACTGTCAGTTTCGATTGGATTATACTCAGGTATTTGTAGCTCTTCGCCATCAGAATTTTCTTTGTTGTCCCAGACGAAAACAGTATGCTGCTCTTCCTCAGCTATTTGAGAACCAAAACATTCATCATACTCTTCATCATCACTACTTTCCAATAAAGAAAGGATTCTTTTTTCGTAGAGTTCTCTATCGTTTTCACTAAGGTTTTGAACTTCCTCGATAGTCAGCCATTCGATGTCGTCCatttttcgttattttctaaaaaataatattttctttttatatttattcaaatttacatCTACATTGTTACAAAACTTACTTTGTTTGCTTTAATTCTAGAATAGCTCAATGATGAATAATAGATGTATCAGAAATCAGTTTTCAAAACACACAAGTGAACTTCGTCCTTACTCGTTCGAGTGATGCAAACCAACTAACCCgcaaatgaaggaaaactATTGAGCAACGATTTATTAGCGGCACAAGTTTGatcgtgtttgaaaatttctTCGAATTCGATAATGCGTAGACTCTTTTCACCACGCATACTACGCTATATATGGCATCACTTTGCATGCTATTTACAACAAACCGACACTGTACGTATGTATAAGAGTAAGAGTAGTGAAAAAACTACTTTCCtgaaattatgaaataattCTGCATCTTGgcttaaaattaaacaccttagAATGCAAAAAAGCAAACCCTCATTTATAATATATGGTATAAAATAGGTAGGTGGTTGAAGATGTcaagggtgaaattttttggaaccccGAATAaacatacttaatgaatttttaaaattacaaaaattatagaatattttagaaaacaccctcaagtatcttcactgaaaatttcaaatcgatccgacgtctggataaaaagttattaagtcttaagTACAGAAAAATgcaatctcccatacaaaatgtatggactacccgggtagtccggttgaacgtctacgtatgtaggtttggttgaacgggtgacggttaaatTCGtgtagggatcgaatcttcgaatcttccgaatcccgattctgccaacactagttcatCTGTCATTCGGCATTTCAGCGCCATTTGGAATCTGGAACTCGAAGCTTATTGTGTTGCCGAAAATCGTTTTCAACTATGTCTGATCCCACGTGCTTCAAATTTACCACGACTAATAACAGTTTTACGTTAGACAATGGGAAAGATGCTCGTTCGTTGCTGCAAACATTCGGACCAACGTACCAGGTTTTCGTTGCACCCTACGCCCCTGACGTTGTGAACGTGAAATACAAGAAAGCGAGGtaagatcgttgatcgatgcggCTAACCTTACTTGGTTGATACTACAAAAGATTTACACGGAATTCACAGTTCTGCCAAGAATGCGAAGAGGGCATTGGCGGATGATCCAAGCGTTGTTTCTATAGAACCAATGGACAACTGGCCCTTTCATAACCGAAGTGTCCGCACCTTGTCGAGTGAGCAGGTTTGTATTTCCGAAGAATTGAAACTATGGTAATCTTGCTTAttttgtactttgttttttattcatgcTAGAAATCAAAATCCAGCTCAAAATCGTCTGATCCCGTGTCGCGAGATAGCATCATGAGGGAAGATTTGCTGGACGGATGCGTGAAATGCCGTAAGATTGATGCGGGTTTCATGTGcggcatttgttttgcttcgtacTGCAGCCAACAATGCCgcgatgctgattttgccaaacATCGCAAAATCTGTATGGCGTAAGTAATGGAAACCACCTTCCAATCTAATTTCCGATTTATGtgtatttctcttaaaatgtgAACTTGAATGTTTAAAGTGAATAATAACCCAGTTCGAAGTCACGCAAATGGAGGTTTGGGTAGTGAAGTAGGAAAGCCTAATCTCCAAGAACACCAAAAACCCGACACAACTAAACTGTGGTTTCCTAGCTGAATTCCCCACTTTCACACATCGTTTGCATTCAGGAAATAATTGTTACTGTTGCAAATCGTTTTACGCGAAAGTAAATTTTGGTCGCTTGTGGATGCGCCACAAATTTAGTGCTTTATTTGGCGATCGATTTGCAACTTGAATGGAGCCTTCCTTTACAATTCTCCCGCTTTTATACTCCTACCTTGGGTAGGCGTAATCCTTAATCGGTGTAATCGGTGTAACTACACCGTAGTTTGCGCCGGCTTGTTGACGAATGTCAGCAGTATCAACCCTACcttgtttccattcgtgaCAATTACCATTTTCTTAGTTGTTAGGGATTCTATGGACAttggaaactttttaaaaatatgttgtaaTGTTTCTCATTGCCAGACCCTTGTTAATAAAACATCGACCGCACCCAAGTTTGTACTCCGATGGAGCTGCTAATGTGGCCGTGTCGAATGGTCCCAAGAAAAACCCGACGACAGAGAAACGCGTACCGcaaaaaaatatcgaaaacgAGCCACAAGTaaagcagcagccgcagcaagAGCAactccaaaaaacaaaacaggattTGAAAGAGCTACAGAACAAACCGCAAGCTCCGAATCCTCCGGAAAAAAAGTCGAATCGTGCTGCCGTGCCGGAGAATACAAAGAAAGCGGTGCATCAACAACTACAACAGCGAGAGCAGAACCAGGGGCCCAATCCTACAAAAGCATCCAATGCTTCTCCGCAACAACCATCCTCGACGCTATTGAAGAGAATTCAAAAGAAGGCAGCGACGACGAAGCGGACCATTGCGTTCGATCCTTTCCCGCCGGTTGGCAGCAAGGTGGCCATTTCGTCCGTTTCGAAGAAATGGCTGCACATTCACGAGGTGTACGGTGGGAATGATGATCCGTTCCTGAGTTACATAACGCGTTGCATGAAGCATGCGGATGAGATAGATGAGGAACTGCTGCAACCACCGCAAGAGGGTGACATTGTGTTCGCTCCGTTTGACGGTTATTTCTACCGTGCCGTCGTCACGAAGGTCGAAGGATACAATGGTACCGTGGTGTTCCCTGATTTTGGAAACTTGGTAACCCTCCCTTGGCGCCAGATGAAGGAAATTCGCGACGCTTCTGTGAAGTATGCCAACTGCCTAACGCATGCCGTTGTTCTTCGTGAAGGAGCGCCGTTTACAAAGGCTGTGAAACATTTCCTCAACGAGCTGGTCGAGGCGCACCAGTTTGAGTTAATGCTTGTGGAGGACGGTCCCACGTCGGGTGTTAAAACGGTGGAGTTGCGTCACGTCGAGTCACAGTATCTTTTGGGCGCCAAAGTGCGTTCCATGACAACCCCACGGCAGTGAAAACGATCAAGCTCGAGGCAACGGATCAGTTTAATCGGAACGAATACTTAGGAGAGCCCGAACATAACTAtggatgtttggtaaactTCGAAGGCGCCTGGATCCGGGCGGTCAAGCTAACTGCGGActgtgaaaatcaattctttttgataGACCTGGGACTCTTCTCCCAGCTTGACAAATCGTGCCCCAAGCGCCGATACACCTCAGGGCTCACAAGGAAGCTTTTCTGTTCGGAATATCATATAGAAAGTAAGTAGTGATTCTTCTCATTCTCATTCAGATTCTTTAACCTGAAGGTATACTTTATGGAataatttttcgttcttatctgttttttttagatactggATTTCTTTATGAAGGTTAAAGCAAAGGTGTACTTGgatgaagaatctgaactatttcgtatgaaaatcatttctatcATTAATCGTTAAACGCAGAAAACATAAAGCATTTTAGTGACATAGATGATGTgatgaagaatctgaactatttcgtatgaaaatcatttcaatcattaaacgttaaacgcagaaatcgtaaagcattttaatgacataattttctttgtttcaaatgtttatcgttaaactttaaatttgattcatttacatagaatttaatatttgctccaaatttgattacaaatttaatttttgcaagaatcttccatctttcttttttcaaatcttaTGAACCCCGTGAAGGTTCGTTAGTAAGGATGTTAAATGAAATAACTATTAAGAACTTCATAAGTATTACGCGATTATAGAACGGCTTGATGCTTTTTGCAACACTTGAATCATGTAGCAGCAGCGAAAATCAAAGGGAATGAAGTAAGTAATTTAACAGCTAGCAAAAATAGTTATTCTTATTTTTGTATAACATTGCTTAGAATTTACtaaagtttaatttgtttcttttagctCTGTTAGCACACTTCAGACAATCTTTTGGCGGCTTTCGGTAAGTAGGATTTTTGAATTCTGATTCCCTTGTTTTTATAAGAAgcgaaaatttggaaaagtaatgaagagtgaaaattcattcattatggtcagtgtgcttttcaaagcagtatgtaaattttaatcattgtataAGCATCGGAAAGCTGCGGGTAATCAAGtcaatgaaaattattactttgtaCGGTCAATTCGTAGAGCTTGTAGAGAAAATGCATGGTTGCACTCTGCTGCTTCCGAGATTAAGTTTGCAAGTTTGAATTGTCATTGAAGTGCTTAGATAAGTGACTTGCCTGATTCGTTACAATGTCATATTTTAtgagcgatttgttttcctagtttcacttccatgcgaCGCGCATAATATCagcagaaaagttaaaaagttttgataatatcaaaagaaaagtatttcatgTACACCATGTTTGCCCGTCTGATTTCTTTTTCTGAAGCCTAATTAaccagtttttgctttgtatcagctgtgataaaacttcctaaataaaactatgataaattttggtttcatttgtcttaaggtttcatcatttcaattgtttgtctttgtttcaGAGTTTTTTAACCGTGATTTGTGAATAAGTTGCTAAGCTGCAGTATTACTCAGCTATAAGATGTAGAATAATTAGTTTATCTGAAATCTAGATCAAGCACAGACTTACTTACTAAAAAGGGTTGTTACAGTAAAAGGATCGAACTAATTGATGGTTCATATCCGcctattcccttttttaaatcgccttctaaatacaaatacaaacaaaacttgttttttttttctgtttcagcttCTGGTTTTTAATTGGTTTGATGTGATATTGGTCTAGtgatcttacttttgcttataggttttcatatggattttctacgttttgtttctctggGCAGTTTATTTTGTCCTACCTTATTTTAAGGTATTTCAGTGCTGAAATGTGATGTAAGTATTATACAGTCATATTGTATATTAGTATATCTTAATAAAGGTTaggaatttctattttctagatTATATAACTGTATAACGTGgacaagtgtttattttccgtcAGTGTGATGCAGTTATGTTTAGGTTCatggatgaacaaaacaaatatcgcatggagcgatgaaaacaaatatcgcgaaaacaaacggtgagtgggatttgttttttatatttttttatcaatctttgATACGCTGATAAACATTTGACTATGGTTTTGTCGAACATTACTCGTATGATGTTAACATGTATTTAACGCCTGTTCAAGTTGCTATTATAACAATGATGCACttaattcgcttttatttcctgagacataggaaatttttcatcattgtcaACTTATTCGAGACCGCCATCTGGATTTATCCAAAATTATGATCTAGTTTAATATCCCGTTGCTTGATTTGCTTTGAATTGCAATTGTATAGTATCGCCAATTGTTAGAGCTGATGAaagttgcattgattttttccaaattcagcagtgcaacgacttttttgtcgttttacttGAACTTAATTTGCTCTTAAATGTTGCCCGAATGCATCTTTGTGATCTTTTTGATCGCCCTTTTGAACACgctataattttgtaatttttgacgATTCTTCCAATCCGTAACCGGCTATGCACTTATGAATCATTCCGCAAATTTTGGTATGCACCTCTGCATCAGTTCGTGTACTTTTTCATATAGGTAgtagcatacattttattccgcGCGATTGTTTCTTCTAACTGGCGTTTCACTTTAAGGCACGCCAACACTCCTACAATTGTGCTTAAACCGAGCAAAACAATGAGGCATCACTTAGTTATTTTGCCCATTGGCTTTTCGTTCTCATATATATACAGActgtgtgtatttattattatttaaaataactgaGCGACAGCTTGCCAGATGTCAAATGTCACCTTTGGTTTCCGTTCATTTTCATCCGCAAAGCCGTGCAAGTGTAACTTCCAGGAAAAGTGATAGTGAAGAACGGTGTGTGAATTAAGTTTGTCACGGGAAATGGCGCACACTATTTGGCATTATTGAAAACAAGCTTATACTAATAGTTCCGTGCATTCTAacacgtgtgtgtgcttttgtaaCTGGATTACAAGATAATTGAGTGGAAAAACATAGTTCATTTACTATTGCCGCTAGCTACGAAAGTTGATTGTGGTTACTGTGATTGCTTTGTACACGATTTGAAGCTTTGAGATTGGTAACAAGAGAGAAGATTGGTTTATGTCTTGTTGAATCATATTAGTACAACCTAATTTTTTCGTTCCTCAAAGTATGTGTACTTGAGAAACGAATGGACAGGATGTCTATCTGCATTGTTCACGTTTCTTTGAAAACAGATGCATTGTCCATTCTGTTTCAAAACAGAAATGACCGTTTGATCATTTTAGTGAGTGTATGGTAAgtatagaaataaaatgtgtatgAGTATGATGTAAtacattcttttttatttttctccgttGTAACACTTGGATAACTTGCGCTTTTTACCTAAAACTAGCTGCTCTCACCGAGGTTCGCCGCGAGTACGTTCACGAGCATAGCAACTAGCAATGGTAACGAGCAATTACACGAGCATTCCAAAGAAAAATAAGGCCGATATTAATCGGTTACGAACGAACAATCGAAATGGTAACGACGTatcgaacaaataaaacaaa
This region of Anopheles coustani chromosome X, idAnoCousDA_361_x.2, whole genome shotgun sequence genomic DNA includes:
- the LOC131269375 gene encoding uncharacterized protein LOC131269375; translation: MSDPTCFKFTTTNNSFTLDNGKDARSLLQTFGPTYQVFVAPYAPDVVNVKYKKARPLLIKHRPHPSLYSDGAANVAVSNGPKKNPTTEKRVPQKNIENEPQVKQQPQQEQLQKTKQDLKELQNKPQAPNPPEKKSNRAAVPENTKKAVHQQLQQREQNQGPNPTKASNASPQQPSSTLLKRIQKKAATTKRTIAFDPFPPVGSKVAISSVSKKWLHIHEVYGGNDDPFLSYITRCMKHADEIDEELLQPPQEGDIVFAPFDGYFYRAVVTKVEGYNGTVVFPDFGNLVTLPWRQMKEIRDASVKYANCLTHAVVLREGAPFTKAVKHFLNELVEAHQFELMLVEDGPTSGVKTVELRHVESQYLLGAKVRSMTTPRQ